The window CTGTCTTTCAACGAGGAACGCGATGCCAGGGCTCGCTTCGGCGAGGAGTACACACGCTATGCAGAACACACGCCGGCTTTCCTTCCTCGTGTCGGCTGCAAAGAACACATTCAGCCGTTGCGCTAGTGCTTCGAAGTCGATGGAACCAGCCTCAGGACATCGCTCTCGCCGCGTTGCGTAGGAACGTACCGATTCCATCTACCGTTTCAAACGGCAAGATCAGTGAACATGCAGCTTACATTTCTTGGTGCGACCGGAACGGTGACTGGGTCCAAGTACCTGATCGCCACCGACGCCAAGCGGGTTCTCGTGGACTGTGGCTTATTCCAGGGCCTGAAGCAGCTCCGCCTGAGAAATTGGGAGAAACTTCCCATCGATCCAAAAGAGATCGACGCGGTCATTCTCACGCATGCGCATATCGACCACAGTGGCTATCTGCCGCTGCTTTCAAAGAAAGGATTCTCGGGCAAGGTGTATTGCAGTACAGCCACCCGCGACTTGTGCGAGATCCTGCTGCCCGACGCGGGACATCTTCAGGAAGAAGAGGCGGAATACGCCAACCGCAAGGGATTCTCCAAGCATTCCGCCGCGCTGCCTTTGTACACACAGGAGGACGCCGAGCGCTGTCTGAAACTGCTTGCACCGTTCGAACTCGAGCGTGACATCGATCTCGGCGACGGGATCAGCCTGCGTTTCTCGCATTCCGGACATATCGTCGGCTCCTGCTTCGTTCGGCTCACGCACCAAGGCAAGTCGATCGTCTTCACCGGAGACCTCGGCCGCTCAAACGACATCGTGATGAAACCGCCGGTGCACGTCGTGAAAGCAGATTACCTCGTGCTGGAATCCACTTATGGCGATCGGCTCCATGGCGTGCAAAACCCCGAAACGCAAATGGCGGACATCATCAACCGGACTGTTAAAAACCGTGGCGTGGTCGTTATCCCGACCTTTGCAGTCGGGCGCGCGCAGGAGCTATTGTACTACATTCATCTGCTCAAGGCATCCCATGCAATTCCAGACGTCCCCGTCTATCTGAATAGTCCGATGGCAGCGGATGCCACACGCATTTTCCATAACCATCCGGGGGAGCATCGTCTCACGCCGCAGCAATGCGAAGATATGTGCCATACGGCCAAGATCGTCAACAGCGTCGAGGAGTCGAAGCAGCTCAATAACAAATCAGGGCCCATGATCATTCTCGCTGCCAGCGGCATGGCAACCGGCGGACGCGTCGTCCATCACCTCAAGGCGTTTGCGCCGGATCCGAAGAACACCATACTCTTCGCCGGTTTCCAGGCGGCGGGCACGCGCGGCGCAACCATACTGAGCGGCGCGGATAGCGTGAAGATCCACGGACAGTACGTGCCGGTGCGAGCGGAGGTACAGATCCTGTCGAACGTTTCAGCCCATGCGGATTATGCTGAAATACTCGAATGGCTGGATCACTTTGAAGCAGGGCCCAGACAGACGTATGTTACGCACGGCGAACCGGTGGCGGCGGACGCATTGCGTCACCGGATTGAAGAGCGCAAAGGTTGGCGTTGCGAGGTGCCCGACTACCGGGAACTGGTCGATCTGAACTAACAGTTGGGAATCATCTGCCCGCGCCGCCCAGCGCGCGCATTTTGCCGAGCCATTTCTCCCGCTTCGCGCCGTTCGGGCTTTCGACCAGGCCGATGAGATTCTCGCTAATGGGGCCGATGCCGCAGAAGCCGAGTATGTTGCGTTTCAGGCTTTTGAGGCTGTGCGCGCCAAAATACCAGCGATACAGAAATGCCGGCATGCCCATCGTCACGACAATGCGGGCGGTTTTTCCGGACAGCAATTTCCTCCAGGACTTGCCTGTGTCGGATTTCGAGATGGCGAATCCTGGCCGGAAAACCTGCTCGAGAAACGCTTTCAGAATCGCGGGCATAGAGCCCAGCCATAGCGGATAGACGATCAGCAGATGATCGGCCCACCCGATCATGCCTTGCGCTTGTCGAATCGACTCCGACGGCGTTCCGTTTTCCCAGTCCTCCTTGCGACGCAATAGGGAAAAATCGAGCGTCGCCACAGTCAACGTCTTGACCTCATGTCCGACCTGCGCGGCGCCTGTCGCGTAGGCATCGGCGAGGGCACGTCCGAAATGATTGGCTTGAGCATCAGGGTGGCCCAGGATGATCGCGATACGTCTCGCCATGGTGGTGCTCCTTCAAATAAAGGGGTGAGTGAACAACAGGATTCGGTGCGCGATACCACGCCGATTTTCCCCGTCCGGTCGATGCGGTCATTGACATCGATCAAGGACTGTGCGCGACGGTCAGCTATGGCAAAGAGTAGGGTCGTAGAGCTGGTAGTTGCCGCGTCCCCGGCTCTTCGCCAGGTACATGGCTTTGTCTGCATTTCTCAACAGGTCGTCGGGACCTTCGCCGTCAGTGGGATAAATCGCAATGCCGATGCTGACGCTGGTTTGAACTTTCCGGCCTTCCAGCAGAAACGGCTGCGAAATGGAGTGAAGCAGTTTGCGCGCGAGGGACAGGGCCGCTTGCGGATCGTTGAGGCCGGTCTGAAGTATCGCGAATTCGTCCCCGCTCAGCCGTGCGACCGCGTCGGTGGTCTTGCGCACGGCAGCACCCAGCCGCTCCGCGACCGCTATGAGCAGCCGATCGCCTGTTTCGTGGCCGAAGGTGTCATTGATCAGCTTGAAGTTGTCCATATCCAGGAACAGCAACGCGAGTGGGTCCAAGCTGTGCTTGGATCGCGCTATGGCCTGCTGCAGGAGATCCAGAAAAAGCACACGGTTGTACAGGCCGGTGAGAGCGTCGTGGTATGCGAGAAAGTGTTCCCGCTGAGCCTCCTGTTTGCGCAACGTAATGTCGTGTTGGATGGCAACGAAGTGGGTAACGGTGCCCATGTCGTCCCGCAGCGGCGTAATGACTTCGTCCGCGGTGTAGAGGTTGCCGTCCTTGCGCCGTTCGACGACTTCGCCGCGCCAGACCCGGCCCGCAAGAATGGTTTGCCAGAGTTCACGATAGAACGATGCATCGTGACTTCCCGATTTCAGGAAGCTCGGTGTCTGCCCAACTGCTTCCTGTGGGGAGTATCCGCTGCGTTCGCTGAACGCTTCATTGACCCAGACGATACGGCCGGTATGGTCTGTAATGAATATGGGATCGGCGGCCGTGGCCAAGGCTTTCGCCAGCAGCTCCTGCTCGACCGGCTCCCGGGAATTCTCACTACGAGGCGTCCGCGTATGCATCGGTGAACGGTGGCGGCGCGATTCATTCAGAGTTTTGGCATCGCCGGATGGGCGTGAGTGTTTTCATGAATGCGCTGGCAGTCGACGCAGCGCGAAACCGCAGGTTGAGCGCGCAACCGACGGTACTCGATCTCCTCGTGGCAATCGACGCATTTTCCGTAGCTGCCGGTATCGAGCCGGGCCTGGGCGGCTTCGAGCTCCCGAAGTTCGCGCAAATCGCGCGAGAGTTCCGCATTGTCGAGATCGACGATCTGATCGGCCACGGGTGCATCCCCGCTGTCCAGGTGCCCTCCCGCGAGCATGTCGGCCGAGTCGTCGCGTGCGCGCGACGCGTCCGCACGAATTTCAGCGGCCAGCGCCACGCAACGGCTTGCCACGATACGTTTCAATTCGTCCAACTGCTGCCTGCTCAAAGCCACGGTGGGCCTCCTTCGATAAAGGGGTTTTCGTTAGTCCGGGTCGGCCGCCGTGCCCAGGCTCGCTGTCAGTTTGCCCTCCTTTCGGGCTGCCGGATTGATCCAGATCAAGGCGTCACACTGGAGTTCGGCATAGTCTCAATCCAATTGCCGCGGCAGGGATGTCACTGATGAACATATAAACGATGAACCATCCTTCTTCCGAGCTGGTGATCGATCCGGTGCTGATCCGCAAATACGATGTGAGCGGACCGAGATACACGTCTTACCCCACCGCGGACCGTTTTGTCGAGGCATTCGGCGAAGGCAGGTACAAGTACTGGCTGGCCAGGCGCAACAACGGGGCCATAAGCCAACCGCTCTCGGTGTACGTCCATCTCCCGTTCTGCAGTACCGTCTGCTACTACTGCGCATGCAGCAAGGTGGTGACGCGCGACCGCGGAAGGTCGGCGAAGTATGTCGAGTACCTCGAGAAGGAAATCGGACTGGTGGGGAGTGTGCTCGAAGGCGACCATCGCATCAGCCAGATGCACTGGGGCGGCGGCACGCCCACCTTCCTGGCGCGCGAAGAAATGCGCGCCTTGTGCAATGCGATCAATGTGCCGTTCGATCGCAGCGCCGATTGCGAGTGCTCGATCGAAGTGGATCCGCGCAGCGTTGAGCCGGGCATGATGGCGTATCTCGCCGAACTCGATTTTAACCGGGTTTCCGTCGGGATACAGGATTTCGACACGGCGGTGCAGAAGGCGGTGCATCGCATCCAGCCCGAAAGCGTGACGCAGCGCGTGATCGAAGAAGCACGCGCGGCCGGCTTCAGATCGGTGAGCCTGGACCTGATCTACGGTCTGCCGAAACAGACTCTCGACACTTTCAATACGACAATCGACCAGGTGCTCGCGCTCGACCCCGACCGCATCGCACTTTACAGCTATGCGCATCTGCCGACCAGGTTCAAGCCGCAGCGGCGCATAGCCGCAGCCGAGTTGCCTTCGGCCGAGACCAAACTGCAGATTCTGACGCTGGCGATCGGCCGCCTCACCGGCGCCGGATATCTCTACATCGGCATGGATCATTTCGCCAAACCCGCGGACGACTTGGCGGTGGCGCAACGCCAAGGACGTCTGCAGCGCAACTTCCAGGGCTACTCGACGCGTCCCGAATGCGACATGCTGGGCTTCGGCGTTTCCGCCATCGGGCGCGTCGGACCCACTTATAGCCAGAACCTGAAGGATCTCGATGGTTATTACGCCGCACTCGATGGCGGACGTTTGCCGGTGGCGGGCGGCATCGTACTGACCAGTGACGATCTGGTGCGGCGTGCCGTCATCCAGGCGCTTGCGTGCCAGTTCCGGCTGTCCTTCGAATCGATTGAGTCCGATTACCTGCTGGACTTCCGCAGTTACTTCGCGCCGGAACTGCAGGATTTGAAGCGGATCGAGCAGGACGGGCTCGTGGAACGGCGGTCCGATTCGATCGTGGTGACGCCAAAGGGCAGGCTGCTGGTGCGGATCGTGTGCATGGTGTTCGATCGCTACCTACGAGAGGGCCGGCAGCAGGCGAGTTACTCGAAAGTGATGTGAGGCGGGAGCTGCGGCGGGTGCGTTGCCGACAATTCATATTTATTCAGGTCCGCCATGAAAGCCAAGAGCAACCCGGACTCCGTTCACCGGTCGTGCCTGGGACCGTCCGCTCCGGAAGACGGTATGGACACCGGGCCGGAAGGTCTCAGTTCTGCACAGGCACGCGTCCGGCTGAAACGCTACGGTCCGAATACGTTCCGGGACACGGAGGCGCATTCGCTCACGGTGGAATTCCTCAAGCGCTTCGGCAATCCCCTGATCGTCATCCTGATTGCAGCGAGCCTGATTGCGGGGCTGACCGGGCAGCTCGCCAGCTTCGTGATCATCGTCGTCATGGTGGTGGCGAGCGTCACCCTGGATTTCACGCAGGAGTACCGGGCGCACCGCGCATCGGAGCGCCTGCGCAAGTCCGTGCAACTGCACGCCGCCGTGGTCCGCGGCGGAGTGGTTCACCGCATTAGGGTGAGCGGCGTCGTCCCCGGCGATCTTGTGCTCCTGGCTGCCGGCAGTCTGATACCGGCGGACGGAATGCTGGTCGAGGGGCGCGACCTGTTCGTGAACCAGTCCATCCTGACCGGTGAATCCTTTCCAGTGGAAAAGCGCGCGCGAAACCTCGCCGCCTCAGACGGGGAAAATATGCGCGACAGCAACGCCCTCTTCATGGGCAGTTCCTTGATCAGCGGCACGGGAAGAATGCTTGTTTGCCGAACCGGTAGCAGTACGGCTCTGGGGAAGATCGCTCATTCTCTTGACGTCACGCCACCTCCGACCGCCTTCGAGATCGGCACGCGCCGGTTCGGCATGCTCATCATGCGGCTTACACTGATGATGGTGCTGTTCGTGCTGCTGGTGAACACGGCTTTGCACAGACCTCTGTTCGAATCCTTCCTGTTCGCGCTGGCGCTTGCCGTCGGTCTCACGCCGGAACTGCTGCCGATGGTGGTTTCAGTGACCCTGTCCAGGGGCGCGCTGAGCCTCGCGGGCAAGGGCGTGGTGGTCAAGCGCCTGGCCGCAGTACAGAACCTCGGCGCCATGGACGTGCTCTGCACGGACAAGACCGGCACGCTGACCGAAGCACGGATTCATCTGGAGGGACACGTGAACTTCGCGGGCATGCAAAGCCCGAAGGTATTCGAGCTCGCTTATCTCAACAGCCATTTCGAAACCGGAATCAAAAGTCCGCTCGACGCCGCGATTCTGGAACGGCCCGCGCCGCCGATCGGCGCGTGGCGCAAGGTCGACGAAGTCCCCTTCGATTTCGAGCGCAGGCGGGTCTCGGTGCTGCTGGACGAAGGCGATGTGCGCGTTCTGATCGTGAAGGGCGCACCCGAGGAATTGTTGCGCCTGTGCTCGCATTATCGCGCGGACGAGTCCGGAGGCGTGCGCACATGTGATGGAGAGGTGCGGGTTCTGGCCCGCCGACAGCTCGCTGCGCTGGAGAACCAGGGCCAGCGGGTGCTCGGCGTGGCTTACCGGGAACTGCCGAAGTCGCATGAGCACGCCGCGGTGGGCGATGAGGCCGAACTCGTATTCGGCGGCTTCGCGGTGTTTCTCGATCCGCCGAAACCGAGCGCTGTGGCGGCGCTTTCTGCGCTGGCCGCGAGCGGCGTGCAGGTCAAGATTCTGACCGGCGACAGCGAACTGGTCACTGAGCATCTTTGCGCAACGCTCGGCATCGCGGTTGTAGGAACCCTGACCGGCGCCGAGATCGAGCGCATAAACGACGATGGCCTCGCCGCACGCGCGGAACAGGCCAACCTTTTCTGCCGGGTTTCCCCGGCGCAGAAAAACCGCATCATTCTTGCCCTGAAGTCGCGACGGCACGTGGTAGGTTATCTCGGCGACGGGATCAACGACGCGCCGGCCCTGCATTCTGCGGACGTCGGCCTGTCGGTGGAGGGCGCGGCCGACGTGGCCAGGGAAGCGGCCGACATGATTCTCACCCGGCACGACCTACGCGTCCTGCACGACGGCGTGCTGGAAGGCCGCCGCACATTTGCCAACGTGCGCAAGTACATCATGATGGGCACCAGTTCGAACTTCGGAAACATGTTCAGCATGGCGGCCGCGTCGGTCTTTCTTCCTTTCCTGCCCATGCTGCCGGTGCAGATCCTGCTCAACAACATCCTATACGACATCTCGGAAGTGCCGATACCGCTGGACCGCGTGGATGAGGATTCGATCTGCAGGCCCCAGGTCTGGGATATGCGGTTCATCCGCAACTTCATGCTGGTGATCGGTCTGGTCAGCTCGTTGTTCGACTTCCTCACGTTCTACGTCCTGTTCGCGCTCATGCATGCCGGCGAGGCGTTGTTCCATACCGGCTGGTTCATCGAATCCCTGGTTAGCCAGGTACTGGTGATATTCGTCATCCGCACACGCGGCAGTCCGTTCGCCAGCGCGCCCAGCCGCACGCTGACCGCGACCTCTCTCGCAGTCGTGATGCTCGCGTTCGCCTTTCCCTTCCTGCCGTGGGCGCGCGATTTCGGATTCGAAACGCCCGCGCCGTGGTTCTGTGTCGTCCTTGCCGTCCTGGTGGTGGTTTATCTGCTCGTCGTCGAAATGGTCAAGCGCCTGTTCTATCGCCGCATGAACGCCGCGCGCGATCCAGCGGCTGCGGTGCGGGCCTAGAAACGCCAGCCCGCGTCTCAAGGCGCGTTCTGCAGCGCCTGCAACAAAAGTTGACGTGGATCAAGCTGCGCTATCTCCGATCCCGATTTAATGGACCATGCAACGTGCGGCGCCGATTCGGATCGGGCGCACCGTGTTTGCTGTCGAAAAGGAGGTTGTGATGAAGAGAATTTTGGTGCCCGTCAATGGTTCGGATGACTCGCTAGAAGCCGTGAAGGAGGCGATCCGTCAGGCTTATCCCCCGGGGCGTGCGGAGGTTCATCTGTTGAATATCCAGCCGCGGATCTTCCCGGAGGAGACGCTCGTTTACACGCCGGTGGAAAACATCGATACTTACTACTACGAGCGCAGTCACATGGCGCTTGCGCCGGCCGAAAAGCTGCTACGCGACGCCGGTCTTCCGTTCGTTTCGCATCACGCGGTCGGGCCCGTCGCCGAGACGATCCTCGAACAACAGCGCGAACTAGAATGCGATTCAATCGTCATGAGCACGCGGGACCGCGGTCGGGTCACCGGTGCGCCATTGTTCTCGGATTCTGCAAAAGTGCTGCATATGACCAAGGTTCCGGTCACGCTAGTCAAAAAAACCGTGGCGCCTGAATTCAGGGATCGTCTGAGTGCCGTCTAGATCCGGCAAGCAGGCAGCAGTGGCGGATGGCGGTTCCAGGAAAAGGGGCCGGTTCCCGGCATCCGACCAGCCAGCCCAACGGGAAGGAAAAATCATGTTCAAGCACATCAAGCACATACTTGTCGCCACCGACGGATACAAGCTAGGCATCGTGCTGGGGAGCGAGACGAACAAGGTTCTCACGCACAGCAAGCTGCCGGTACTGGTGGTTCGGTAAGGGCACAGGTATGGTCGCCATGCATACCTCGATGCAAGCAGTGGAGATGGAAATCAGCGGACTGGACTCCGGCTTGGCGTCAAGAGGCGTGCATAGCGCACTGAACTGCATTCGCGGCGTCGCGCAAGTCAGGATGGTGCCGAACGAGCGCAACGTCACCGTCACATACGATGCCTTCAAAGCGTCCCCGCACCAGTTTGAAACGGCGGTGAGCGTCATGGGTTGCGAAGTCGAGCGCCTGGTCGTACGAACTGAGCATGCGTCGGCGGTAGGAAAAGTCCCGGACGCCGAAGCCTCCGCCGGGCCGAACAATCGATCCGAGTTACGCCAGTCGTAAAGCGGCGCGCATCGTCGTACCGATCGGCGGCTGACCAGCATGCCGATCAGTATCCTGACCTTCAGGAGAGACAACCGATATGCAAGCGACGATGCGTGCGATGCAATTCGATGCGGCGAGCCGCCCTCTGGTGCTACGCACGCTGGATATCCCCGTTCCGGGCGATCATCAGGTCCTGATCAAGGTGTCCGCGTGCGGGGTGTGTCGGACAGACCTTCACGTCGTCGACGGCGATCTGCCCAATCCCAAACAGCACGTCGTTCCCGGCCATGAAGTCGTTGGCACCGTGGCGGCGCTTGGTCCACGTGTCACCACGTTGACCCTCGGTGAGCGGGTAGGCGTTCCCTGGTTAGGTTGGACATGCGGCGATTGCAGCCATTGTCGGAGCGGCCGCGAGAATCTGTGCGATCGCGCCCAATTTACCGGCTATACGCTTGACGGAGGCTTTGCCGAGTACACGCTTGCCGACGTCCGGTTTTGCTTCCGGCTGCCTGCCCTGTATTCGGATACGGAAGCCGCTCCGCTGCTGTGTGCGGGGCTCATCGGCTACAGAGCGTTGCAAGCGACTGGTACCGCCCGCCGGGTGGGAATTTACGGATTCGGTGCGGCCGCGCACATCATCACCCAGGTCGCGTGCCACGAGGGACGTGAAATCCTTGCGTTTACACGCGGGGGCGATGCCACGGCACAAGAGTTTGCCAGGAGCCTGGGGGCCGTATGGGCCGGATCCAGTGAAGAGCAACCGGCAGGTCTTCTCGATGCGGCAATTCTTTTTGCCCCGGTCGGCAACCTAGTTCCGAGGGCCTTGCAAGCCGTCGGCAAGGGCGGAATCGTCGTATGCGCGGGAATCCATATGAGCGATATCCCGGCATTTCCCTATTCGCTGCTATGGGGCGAGCGCCGCATCGTTTCGGTCGCCAACCTGACCCGCGCCGACGGCGAGGCGTTTCTGGCGATTGCGCCGACCGTGCCGGTACGCACCACGGCGGTACCGTATCCGCTGGCGGAGGCGAATAGCGCACTGAATTCGTTGCGCGCCGGAACGCTGACCGGCGCCGCCGTCCTCACCACGTGATGACGGAATCACATTGGCGGCATCGACATCGGCACGAGCCTGATGATGTCCATTGGCGCATCTGCCTCGCGCGCGAAGCGTTGAGATTTGACTTGGCGCAAATTCGGCCGCTGAGGCGGGCGGATGATGATGCTTATGACAATCCTGTTCGACTCTCGACAGGGCGCGGTTGATCAGGGCTCTGAGGCCCAGAGGAGGTTGGTTCAGGCGCTGCGCGATCCCGCCTGCTATCCGCACCGCGTCGGGAGCATATCGATCATCGAGACCCACATCTCGTTCGTCGTCCTGACCAGGACCTTCGCCTACAAGATCAAGAAGTCGGTTGACCTCGGGTTTCTTGATTTTACGACTCTGGAAAAGAGACGGTTCTTCTGCCGGGAAGAGCTCAGGCTCAACGCGCGGCTCGCACCACGGATCTACCTCGATGTCGTGCCCATCGGTGGAACGCGCGAAGCTCCCAGAGTGGGCGACGACGCGCGGGCCATCGAGTATGCGGTCAAGATGCTCGAGTTCCCGCAGGAGGCACTGGCCGACAGGGTGCTTGCCCGGGGCGAGTTGACGTCGCGCCACATGGACTTGCTGGCCGTACTGGTGGCGCAGTTTCACGCCTGCTCGCACCGCTCCCGGGAGGGCGATGGTTATGGGACGCCGGAGGCGATACTGTCCTCCGTCGCGCAGAACTTCAGCCAGATCCGTGCTGTTCCGGACCACACGGTACATCTGCAGGCTCTGGACGACATCGAAACCTGGACGCGGCAGCAGCATGTGCACCTGCGCCAGGTATTTGCAGATCGCAAACGCGAAGGCCGGGTGCGCGAATGCCATGGCGATCTTCATTTGGGAAACATCGTGTTCCTGGACGGTGAGCCGCGGGCCTTCGATTGCATCGAGTTCAACCCGGACTTGCGCTGGATCGACGTGATGAATGAAGTCGCATTCCTGGTCATGGACCTCCACGCGGCCAATCGACCGGACCTCGCCAGGCGATTTCTGAACACTTATCTCGAATTCTCCGGCGACTATGGCGGTTTGCGCGTGCTGCCCTATTATTTCGCGTACCGGGCGATGGTGCGGGGGAAGATCGGTCTCATACGTGCCCGCCAGCTTGAGCCAGGGAGTGAAGGCGCTGGACCCCTGCAGGAAAGCTGCTGTCGCCATCTTGAACTCGCAAGGAGCTGCGCACGCCCGGGTCCTGGTTTCATCGCGATTACGCACGGCTTTTCAGGGAGCGGCAAGACCACGCTGTCCCAATCTCTCGTTGAACTGACCGGCGCGATCCGGATCCGATCTGACATCGAAAGAAAGCGCATGCACGGCAGGTCGTTGACGGACCGGCCGACGTCAGCCGTTGCGAGCAGCCTTTACTCCGCCGACGTCACCGATACGACCTACCAGCGGCTGCTGGAACTGGCGGGAACCATCCTCGAATCCGGACATGGCGTGATCGTCGACGCCACCTTCCTCAAGCGCCGGCATCGGGATATGTTCCGTGCCTTGGCGGCAAATGCGCGCGTCCCGTTCTCAATCGTGGATTTCACCGTCGGCGAACAGATTC is drawn from Betaproteobacteria bacterium and contains these coding sequences:
- a CDS encoding MBL fold metallo-hydrolase, with the protein product MQLTFLGATGTVTGSKYLIATDAKRVLVDCGLFQGLKQLRLRNWEKLPIDPKEIDAVILTHAHIDHSGYLPLLSKKGFSGKVYCSTATRDLCEILLPDAGHLQEEEAEYANRKGFSKHSAALPLYTQEDAERCLKLLAPFELERDIDLGDGISLRFSHSGHIVGSCFVRLTHQGKSIVFTGDLGRSNDIVMKPPVHVVKADYLVLESTYGDRLHGVQNPETQMADIINRTVKNRGVVVIPTFAVGRAQELLYYIHLLKASHAIPDVPVYLNSPMAADATRIFHNHPGEHRLTPQQCEDMCHTAKIVNSVEESKQLNNKSGPMIILAASGMATGGRVVHHLKAFAPDPKNTILFAGFQAAGTRGATILSGADSVKIHGQYVPVRAEVQILSNVSAHADYAEILEWLDHFEAGPRQTYVTHGEPVAADALRHRIEERKGWRCEVPDYRELVDLN
- a CDS encoding NAD(P)H-dependent oxidoreductase, which gives rise to MARRIAIILGHPDAQANHFGRALADAYATGAAQVGHEVKTLTVATLDFSLLRRKEDWENGTPSESIRQAQGMIGWADHLLIVYPLWLGSMPAILKAFLEQVFRPGFAISKSDTGKSWRKLLSGKTARIVVTMGMPAFLYRWYFGAHSLKSLKRNILGFCGIGPISENLIGLVESPNGAKREKWLGKMRALGGAGR
- a CDS encoding diguanylate cyclase — translated: MHTRTPRSENSREPVEQELLAKALATAADPIFITDHTGRIVWVNEAFSERSGYSPQEAVGQTPSFLKSGSHDASFYRELWQTILAGRVWRGEVVERRKDGNLYTADEVITPLRDDMGTVTHFVAIQHDITLRKQEAQREHFLAYHDALTGLYNRVLFLDLLQQAIARSKHSLDPLALLFLDMDNFKLINDTFGHETGDRLLIAVAERLGAAVRKTTDAVARLSGDEFAILQTGLNDPQAALSLARKLLHSISQPFLLEGRKVQTSVSIGIAIYPTDGEGPDDLLRNADKAMYLAKSRGRGNYQLYDPTLCHS
- a CDS encoding TraR/DksA family transcriptional regulator codes for the protein MALSRQQLDELKRIVASRCVALAAEIRADASRARDDSADMLAGGHLDSGDAPVADQIVDLDNAELSRDLRELRELEAAQARLDTGSYGKCVDCHEEIEYRRLRAQPAVSRCVDCQRIHENTHAHPAMPKL
- the hemN gene encoding oxygen-independent coproporphyrinogen III oxidase; this translates as MNHPSSELVIDPVLIRKYDVSGPRYTSYPTADRFVEAFGEGRYKYWLARRNNGAISQPLSVYVHLPFCSTVCYYCACSKVVTRDRGRSAKYVEYLEKEIGLVGSVLEGDHRISQMHWGGGTPTFLAREEMRALCNAINVPFDRSADCECSIEVDPRSVEPGMMAYLAELDFNRVSVGIQDFDTAVQKAVHRIQPESVTQRVIEEARAAGFRSVSLDLIYGLPKQTLDTFNTTIDQVLALDPDRIALYSYAHLPTRFKPQRRIAAAELPSAETKLQILTLAIGRLTGAGYLYIGMDHFAKPADDLAVAQRQGRLQRNFQGYSTRPECDMLGFGVSAIGRVGPTYSQNLKDLDGYYAALDGGRLPVAGGIVLTSDDLVRRAVIQALACQFRLSFESIESDYLLDFRSYFAPELQDLKRIEQDGLVERRSDSIVVTPKGRLLVRIVCMVFDRYLREGRQQASYSKVM
- the mgtA gene encoding magnesium-translocating P-type ATPase, coding for MKAKSNPDSVHRSCLGPSAPEDGMDTGPEGLSSAQARVRLKRYGPNTFRDTEAHSLTVEFLKRFGNPLIVILIAASLIAGLTGQLASFVIIVVMVVASVTLDFTQEYRAHRASERLRKSVQLHAAVVRGGVVHRIRVSGVVPGDLVLLAAGSLIPADGMLVEGRDLFVNQSILTGESFPVEKRARNLAASDGENMRDSNALFMGSSLISGTGRMLVCRTGSSTALGKIAHSLDVTPPPTAFEIGTRRFGMLIMRLTLMMVLFVLLVNTALHRPLFESFLFALALAVGLTPELLPMVVSVTLSRGALSLAGKGVVVKRLAAVQNLGAMDVLCTDKTGTLTEARIHLEGHVNFAGMQSPKVFELAYLNSHFETGIKSPLDAAILERPAPPIGAWRKVDEVPFDFERRRVSVLLDEGDVRVLIVKGAPEELLRLCSHYRADESGGVRTCDGEVRVLARRQLAALENQGQRVLGVAYRELPKSHEHAAVGDEAELVFGGFAVFLDPPKPSAVAALSALAASGVQVKILTGDSELVTEHLCATLGIAVVGTLTGAEIERINDDGLAARAEQANLFCRVSPAQKNRIILALKSRRHVVGYLGDGINDAPALHSADVGLSVEGAADVAREAADMILTRHDLRVLHDGVLEGRRTFANVRKYIMMGTSSNFGNMFSMAAASVFLPFLPMLPVQILLNNILYDISEVPIPLDRVDEDSICRPQVWDMRFIRNFMLVIGLVSSLFDFLTFYVLFALMHAGEALFHTGWFIESLVSQVLVIFVIRTRGSPFASAPSRTLTATSLAVVMLAFAFPFLPWARDFGFETPAPWFCVVLAVLVVVYLLVVEMVKRLFYRRMNAARDPAAAVRA
- a CDS encoding universal stress protein; this encodes MQRAAPIRIGRTVFAVEKEVVMKRILVPVNGSDDSLEAVKEAIRQAYPPGRAEVHLLNIQPRIFPEETLVYTPVENIDTYYYERSHMALAPAEKLLRDAGLPFVSHHAVGPVAETILEQQRELECDSIVMSTRDRGRVTGAPLFSDSAKVLHMTKVPVTLVKKTVAPEFRDRLSAV
- a CDS encoding zinc-dependent alcohol dehydrogenase family protein, with product MRAMQFDAASRPLVLRTLDIPVPGDHQVLIKVSACGVCRTDLHVVDGDLPNPKQHVVPGHEVVGTVAALGPRVTTLTLGERVGVPWLGWTCGDCSHCRSGRENLCDRAQFTGYTLDGGFAEYTLADVRFCFRLPALYSDTEAAPLLCAGLIGYRALQATGTARRVGIYGFGAAAHIITQVACHEGREILAFTRGGDATAQEFARSLGAVWAGSSEEQPAGLLDAAILFAPVGNLVPRALQAVGKGGIVVCAGIHMSDIPAFPYSLLWGERRIVSVANLTRADGEAFLAIAPTVPVRTTAVPYPLAEANSALNSLRAGTLTGAAVLTT
- a CDS encoding AAA family ATPase; amino-acid sequence: MTILFDSRQGAVDQGSEAQRRLVQALRDPACYPHRVGSISIIETHISFVVLTRTFAYKIKKSVDLGFLDFTTLEKRRFFCREELRLNARLAPRIYLDVVPIGGTREAPRVGDDARAIEYAVKMLEFPQEALADRVLARGELTSRHMDLLAVLVAQFHACSHRSREGDGYGTPEAILSSVAQNFSQIRAVPDHTVHLQALDDIETWTRQQHVHLRQVFADRKREGRVRECHGDLHLGNIVFLDGEPRAFDCIEFNPDLRWIDVMNEVAFLVMDLHAANRPDLARRFLNTYLEFSGDYGGLRVLPYYFAYRAMVRGKIGLIRARQLEPGSEGAGPLQESCCRHLELARSCARPGPGFIAITHGFSGSGKTTLSQSLVELTGAIRIRSDIERKRMHGRSLTDRPTSAVASSLYSADVTDTTYQRLLELAGTILESGHGVIVDATFLKRRHRDMFRALAANARVPFSIVDFTVGEQILRERIAARLQLGQDASDADLAVLEHQLATHEPLQAGELAFVFAYDASRPADDARRPQTWTPLLQRLSLPH